Proteins encoded by one window of Sediminicoccus rosea:
- a CDS encoding zinc-binding alcohol dehydrogenase family protein: MKAVAYTHCHPATHEDALLDLILADPAAPRGHDLLVEVRAVSVNPVDAKLRAGADPAGEPRILGFDAVGVVRARGDKAQLFQEGDEVYYAGAVNRPGSNAQLHLVDERIVGRKPKSLSIAEAAALPLTTITAYEALFDRLKIARDATGAVLIIGGAGGVGSMAVQLARQLTGLTVVTTASRPETRDWCHRMGAHEVLDHSQDLVVQARALGHAFPWIFSTTQTAKHWRALCEIIAPQGALCAIDDLSTIEIGRLKSKAASFHWEGMFARAIYQTPDMAKQHLLLNEVATLIEQGKLRHTMTRHLGRINAANLATGHQLVESGTMIGKAVAEGWE, translated from the coding sequence ATGAAGGCCGTCGCCTACACCCATTGCCACCCCGCCACGCATGAGGACGCGCTGCTCGACCTCATCCTGGCCGACCCCGCCGCCCCGCGCGGCCATGACCTGCTGGTCGAGGTGCGCGCCGTCTCGGTGAATCCGGTGGACGCCAAGCTCCGCGCCGGGGCCGACCCGGCGGGCGAGCCCCGCATCCTGGGCTTCGACGCGGTCGGCGTGGTGCGCGCCCGCGGCGACAAGGCGCAGCTCTTCCAGGAGGGCGACGAGGTCTACTACGCCGGCGCCGTGAACCGCCCCGGCAGCAACGCGCAGCTCCATCTGGTGGATGAGCGCATCGTCGGCCGCAAGCCGAAGAGCCTCTCCATCGCCGAAGCCGCCGCCCTGCCGCTGACCACCATCACCGCCTACGAGGCCCTGTTCGACCGGCTGAAGATCGCGCGCGACGCGACGGGCGCGGTGCTCATCATCGGCGGCGCGGGCGGCGTCGGTTCCATGGCGGTGCAGCTCGCCCGCCAGCTCACCGGCCTCACCGTCGTCACCACCGCCTCCCGCCCCGAGACGCGCGACTGGTGCCACAGGATGGGCGCGCATGAGGTGCTGGACCACAGCCAGGACCTCGTCGTCCAGGCCCGGGCGCTGGGCCATGCCTTCCCCTGGATCTTCTCCACCACGCAGACCGCGAAGCACTGGCGCGCGCTCTGCGAGATCATCGCCCCGCAAGGCGCGCTCTGCGCCATTGACGACCTCAGCACCATCGAGATCGGCCGCCTGAAATCGAAGGCCGCGAGCTTCCATTGGGAGGGGATGTTCGCCCGCGCCATCTACCAGACGCCCGACATGGCGAAGCAGCACCTGCTGCTGAACGAGGTCGCGACGCTGATCGAGCAGGGCAAGCTGCGCCACACGATGACGCGCCATCTGGGCCGCATCAACGCGGCCAACCTCGCCACCGGGCACCAGCTGGTGGAAAGCGGCACGATGATCGGCAAGGCGGTCGCCGAAGGCTGGGAATGA
- a CDS encoding SDR family NAD(P)-dependent oxidoreductase, whose product MTRTALITGAGRNIGRAVALALAKQGMNVVINGSSDQAACERVANEARALGVEALVAMGDVGERATCRRLAEAAISRFGRVDVLVNNAALRPTNKFLDLTEQDYRRVMAVDLDAALWLSQACLPGMLEGGWGRIVNFAGMNAIHGYAGRAPVSVAKHGVWGLTKSLAKEFGPKGVTVNAISPGPIASDDEDVAPDAHRQEMVVRVPVGRLGQPAEVAAMVRLLASDEGAFINGQMLAVNGGAET is encoded by the coding sequence ATGACCCGAACCGCCCTCATCACCGGCGCAGGCCGCAACATCGGTCGCGCCGTCGCCCTCGCGCTCGCAAAGCAGGGGATGAACGTCGTCATCAACGGCTCCTCCGACCAGGCGGCCTGCGAGCGCGTGGCGAACGAGGCCCGCGCCCTGGGCGTGGAGGCGCTGGTCGCCATGGGCGATGTGGGCGAGCGCGCCACCTGCCGCCGCCTGGCCGAGGCCGCCATCTCCCGCTTCGGCCGCGTGGATGTGCTGGTGAACAACGCGGCACTCCGCCCCACCAACAAATTCCTCGACCTCACCGAGCAGGATTATCGCCGCGTGATGGCGGTGGACCTCGACGCCGCGCTCTGGCTCTCCCAGGCCTGCCTGCCGGGCATGCTGGAGGGCGGCTGGGGCCGCATCGTGAACTTCGCCGGCATGAACGCGATCCATGGCTATGCCGGGCGCGCGCCGGTCTCCGTCGCCAAGCATGGCGTCTGGGGCCTCACCAAGTCGCTCGCCAAGGAATTCGGCCCGAAGGGCGTCACCGTGAACGCCATCTCGCCCGGCCCCATCGCCTCGGATGACGAGGATGTCGCGCCCGACGCGCACCGGCAGGAGATGGTGGTGCGCGTGCCGGTCGGCCGCCTCGGTCAGCCCGCGGAAGTGGCGGCGATGGTGCGGCTGCTGGCCTCGGATGAGGGGGCCTTCATCAACGGGCAGATGCTGGCGGTGAATGGCGGGGCGGAGACCTGA
- a CDS encoding alpha/beta fold hydrolase, translating into MKLLAALFLALLSLAGCSPVVVPAGPPVREAGIEPFVAPPLPWMPVPAWAFAPSPPPPEPTGPRPESMLVMPDGARLPLRVWRPPGGDGAAPRFLVLAIHGLADHGGNMLMEGGPMLAAGGAVVYAYDQRGFGWTSPRGYWAGAETMVNDANTALDLLRARHPGVPVFLLGESMGGAVVLAMRRTDVAGIILSSPALWGRAYMPSVLRGLLWTAGHVLGPVALPPSAPNISATDNREALLRFGRDPLTLRDVRFDMVKGLVDLMDQAIAALPTCCRTVPTLVMVGGNDQVVPTPIARRALRDAQVPRVALYREGWHLLLRDGVRAEVARDILAFMNAPDRPTPREADGAAWIARTPP; encoded by the coding sequence ATGAAGCTGCTGGCCGCCCTGTTCCTCGCGCTGCTCTCGCTCGCCGGATGCTCGCCCGTGGTGGTTCCCGCCGGGCCGCCCGTGCGGGAGGCGGGCATTGAGCCCTTCGTGGCGCCGCCGCTGCCCTGGATGCCGGTGCCCGCCTGGGCCTTCGCGCCCTCGCCCCCGCCGCCCGAGCCCACGGGCCCGCGGCCGGAATCCATGCTCGTCATGCCCGATGGCGCGCGGCTGCCGCTGCGCGTCTGGCGACCGCCGGGAGGGGATGGCGCTGCGCCCCGGTTCCTCGTGCTGGCCATCCATGGCCTGGCCGATCATGGCGGCAACATGCTGATGGAGGGCGGGCCCATGCTCGCGGCCGGCGGCGCCGTGGTCTACGCCTATGACCAGCGCGGCTTCGGCTGGACCAGCCCGCGCGGCTACTGGGCCGGCGCCGAGACCATGGTGAACGACGCCAACACCGCGCTGGACCTCCTTCGCGCGCGGCATCCTGGCGTGCCGGTCTTCCTGCTGGGCGAGAGCATGGGGGGCGCCGTGGTGCTCGCCATGCGGCGCACCGATGTGGCGGGAATCATCCTCTCCTCCCCCGCGCTCTGGGGGCGGGCCTATATGCCGAGCGTCCTGCGCGGGCTGCTCTGGACGGCGGGGCATGTGCTGGGGCCGGTCGCCCTGCCGCCAAGCGCCCCCAACATCTCGGCCACCGACAACCGGGAGGCGCTGCTGCGCTTCGGGCGGGACCCGCTGACGCTGCGCGATGTGCGCTTCGACATGGTGAAGGGCCTGGTGGACCTGATGGACCAGGCCATCGCCGCCCTGCCCACCTGCTGCCGCACGGTGCCGACGCTGGTGATGGTGGGCGGCAATGACCAGGTGGTGCCGACGCCCATCGCCCGCCGCGCGCTGCGCGACGCGCAGGTGCCGCGCGTGGCGCTCTATCGCGAGGGCTGGCACCTGCTGCTGCGCGACGGCGTGCGCGCGGAGGTGGCGCGCGACATCCTGGCCTTCATGAACGCGCCCGACCGGCCGACGCCGCGCGAGGCGGATGGGGCGGCGTGGATCGCGCGGACGCCGCCATGA
- the hrpB gene encoding ATP-dependent helicase HrpB — protein MTLPVEEALPALRDALREGSNAVLVAPPGAGKTTLVPLALRDEDWARGQKLLVLEPRRVAARAAARRMASLLGEQPGGVVGLSTRLDRAVSAATRIEVITEGLLVRRLQSDPGLEGVAAVIFDEAHERHLDTDLGLALCLDLQAGLRPELRLLAMSATLDGGAFTRLLNAPLIESAGRAHPVRVEHVKRDITDPRDLPEAMATAIRGVMAREPGDVLAFLPGWGEIRRTAERLSGLNADVLPLHGELSPAEQDRALTQGERRRVVLATSIAETSLTVPGVRIVVDGGFRRAPRLDGATGLTRLVTLRISRAAAEQRAGRAGRTEPGVAIRLWSEAVQRGMPLQDRPEMLEAELSSLVLDCAAWGADPLALPFLDPPPAGQVAAARALLRNLDAMDAQGRITTTGQRMARMGTHPRLARMMCAVENEGEAALAADLAALLEERDPLRGREPPADITLRLDVLHGHAHAESDGIAIRAIRRSAAMHRRRLGVHGNTPPEGDAGALLAAGFPDRIALKRGTMDGAFRLASGQGARLSSADPLAKQSLLAVADLELKGTEARIRMAAPISRAVLEARFPERFVTVEGASFDARAGAVLARRRLMFGPLILEESPLAGADPAAMAEALAEAAAGRDFRDLDWSESAKQLRARIARMHALEGAPWPDVSDAALTATAKDWLAPYCNGMTKLAELKSLDLHAMLLPHDLRRALDAALPPRIPLPQGRSAAVDYTAEIPTLEARAQHLYGMGAMPPLAGGRIPLQVALLSPAGRPIAITADLAGFWQGGWADARKDMRGRYPKHDWPENPALATAPPEGRRP, from the coding sequence ATGACGCTCCCGGTCGAGGAGGCGCTGCCCGCGCTGCGCGACGCGCTGCGCGAGGGCAGCAACGCCGTGCTGGTCGCCCCACCCGGAGCGGGCAAGACCACGCTCGTGCCGCTGGCGCTGCGCGACGAGGACTGGGCGCGCGGCCAGAAACTCCTCGTCCTCGAACCCCGCCGCGTCGCCGCCCGCGCCGCCGCGCGCCGCATGGCCTCGCTGCTCGGCGAGCAGCCGGGCGGCGTGGTCGGCCTCTCCACGCGCCTCGATCGCGCCGTCTCCGCGGCCACCCGCATCGAGGTGATCACCGAGGGCCTGCTGGTCCGCCGCCTGCAATCCGACCCGGGCCTGGAAGGGGTCGCCGCCGTCATCTTCGACGAGGCGCATGAACGCCATCTCGACACCGATCTCGGCCTCGCCCTCTGCCTCGATCTCCAGGCCGGGCTGCGCCCCGAACTGCGCCTGCTGGCGATGTCCGCGACGCTGGATGGCGGCGCCTTCACGCGCCTGCTCAACGCGCCGCTGATCGAAAGCGCCGGCCGCGCGCACCCGGTCCGCGTCGAGCATGTGAAGCGCGACATCACCGACCCGCGTGACCTGCCGGAAGCCATGGCCACCGCCATCCGCGGCGTCATGGCGCGCGAGCCGGGCGATGTGCTGGCCTTCCTCCCCGGCTGGGGCGAGATCCGCCGCACCGCCGAGCGCCTCAGCGGCCTGAACGCCGATGTCCTGCCGCTGCATGGCGAACTCTCCCCCGCCGAGCAGGACCGCGCGCTGACCCAGGGCGAACGCCGCCGCGTCGTGCTGGCGACGAGCATCGCCGAGACCTCCCTCACCGTCCCCGGCGTGCGGATCGTGGTGGATGGCGGCTTCCGCCGCGCGCCGCGCCTGGATGGCGCGACGGGCCTCACGCGCCTGGTCACGCTCCGCATCAGCCGCGCCGCCGCCGAGCAGCGCGCCGGCCGCGCCGGCCGCACCGAGCCCGGTGTCGCCATCCGCCTCTGGAGCGAGGCGGTGCAGCGCGGCATGCCCCTCCAGGACCGGCCCGAAATGCTGGAGGCCGAGCTCTCCTCCCTCGTGCTCGACTGCGCCGCCTGGGGCGCGGACCCGCTCGCCCTCCCCTTCCTCGACCCGCCGCCCGCCGGCCAGGTCGCCGCCGCGCGCGCCCTGCTGCGCAACCTGGATGCCATGGACGCGCAGGGCCGCATCACGACCACCGGCCAACGAATGGCGCGCATGGGCACGCATCCGCGCCTCGCCCGCATGATGTGCGCCGTGGAGAATGAGGGCGAAGCGGCCCTCGCCGCCGATCTCGCGGCGCTGCTGGAGGAACGCGACCCGCTCCGTGGCCGCGAGCCCCCCGCCGACATCACGCTGCGCCTCGATGTGCTGCACGGCCATGCCCATGCCGAGAGCGACGGCATCGCCATCCGTGCCATCCGCCGTTCCGCCGCCATGCATCGCCGGCGCCTGGGCGTGCATGGCAACACCCCGCCCGAGGGCGATGCGGGCGCGCTGCTGGCCGCCGGCTTCCCCGACCGCATCGCGCTCAAGCGCGGCACGATGGATGGCGCCTTCCGCCTCGCCTCCGGCCAGGGCGCGCGCCTCTCCAGCGCCGACCCGCTCGCCAAGCAGAGCCTGCTCGCCGTCGCCGATCTCGAGCTCAAGGGCACCGAGGCGCGCATCCGCATGGCCGCCCCCATCAGCCGCGCCGTGCTGGAAGCCCGCTTCCCCGAACGCTTCGTGACCGTCGAAGGTGCGAGCTTCGACGCCCGCGCCGGCGCCGTGCTCGCCCGCCGCCGCCTGATGTTCGGCCCGCTCATCCTGGAAGAATCGCCGCTCGCCGGCGCGGATCCCGCCGCCATGGCCGAGGCGCTGGCCGAAGCCGCCGCTGGACGCGATTTCCGCGACCTCGACTGGAGTGAATCGGCGAAGCAGCTTCGCGCCCGCATCGCCCGCATGCACGCCCTTGAAGGCGCGCCCTGGCCGGATGTGAGCGACGCCGCCCTCACCGCCACCGCCAAGGACTGGCTTGCCCCCTATTGCAACGGGATGACGAAGCTGGCCGAGCTCAAGTCGCTCGACCTTCACGCCATGCTGCTGCCGCATGATCTCCGCCGCGCGCTCGACGCCGCGCTGCCGCCGCGCATCCCCCTCCCCCAGGGCCGCAGCGCCGCCGTGGACTACACCGCCGAGATCCCGACGCTGGAGGCGCGCGCCCAGCACCTCTACGGCATGGGCGCCATGCCGCCGCTGGCCGGCGGGCGCATCCCCCTGCAGGTCGCGCTGCTCTCCCCCGCCGGCCGCCCGATTGCCATCACGGCCGACCTCGCCGGCTTCTGGCAGGGCGGCTGGGCGGATGCGCGCAAGGATATGCGCGGCCGCTACCCCAAGCATGACTGGCCGGAAAACCCGGCCCTCGCGACAGCCCCACCCGAAGGAAGACGCCCATGA
- a CDS encoding 2-hydroxyacid dehydrogenase produces MAPIPLLVLNPLDADRLARIAEGGFAPRVALGAEARAQAIAEMPGLRCVLTNGATGFTAAEMDALPQLEIICAIAVGHENIDVAAARARGIVVTHGPGTNAPSVADHAMALTLALLRDIPRLDAAVKRGEWMGVRWPRPMVSGRRLGILGMGEIGAMIAARAQGGFGMEIAYHNRRPRAGCAHAWMESAHALAAWADVLLIAAPGGAGTRHLVDRAVLDALGPAGYLVNIGRGSVVDQAALIAALSESRIAGAAIDVVDGEPEVPDAMRALSNLIITPHIAGRSPESILATASLVVANLQAHFAGRPVLTPVP; encoded by the coding sequence ATGGCCCCGATCCCGCTCCTCGTCCTCAACCCGCTCGACGCCGACCGGCTGGCGCGCATCGCCGAGGGCGGCTTCGCGCCGCGCGTGGCGCTGGGGGCAGAGGCGCGGGCGCAGGCCATCGCCGAGATGCCCGGGCTGCGCTGCGTGCTGACCAATGGCGCCACCGGCTTCACCGCGGCGGAGATGGACGCGCTGCCCCAGCTCGAGATCATCTGCGCCATCGCGGTCGGGCATGAGAACATCGACGTCGCGGCGGCGCGGGCGCGCGGCATCGTGGTGACGCATGGGCCGGGCACCAACGCGCCCTCCGTGGCGGATCACGCCATGGCCCTCACCCTCGCGCTGCTGCGCGACATCCCGCGCCTCGATGCGGCGGTGAAGCGCGGCGAATGGATGGGCGTGCGCTGGCCGCGCCCGATGGTGAGCGGGCGGCGCCTCGGCATCCTCGGCATGGGCGAGATCGGTGCGATGATCGCGGCCCGTGCGCAGGGCGGCTTCGGGATGGAGATCGCCTATCACAACCGCCGCCCACGCGCGGGCTGCGCGCATGCCTGGATGGAATCGGCGCACGCCCTGGCGGCATGGGCCGATGTGCTGCTCATCGCCGCACCGGGCGGGGCGGGCACGCGGCATCTGGTGGACCGGGCGGTGCTCGATGCGCTGGGGCCGGCGGGCTACCTGGTGAATATCGGCCGCGGCAGCGTGGTGGACCAGGCGGCGCTCATCGCCGCGCTCAGCGAAAGCCGCATCGCCGGCGCCGCGATCGACGTGGTGGATGGCGAGCCGGAGGTGCCAGACGCCATGCGCGCGCTGTCCAACCTCATCATCACGCCGCACATCGCCGGCCGCTCGCCCGAGTCGATCCTGGCGACGGCGAGCCTCGTCGTCGCCAATCTCCAGGCGCATTTCGCGGGCCGACCGGTGCTGACGCCCGTCCCCTGA
- a CDS encoding MBL fold metallo-hydrolase: MQDLAFARRAAVLGGAAAAAFAAMPPAAAAAAVPPQQGANPPRFQRLKVGDVEVTTLLDGAMQGTNENIQRFFPDSRPEEIVPLRARAFAIEPGLHQPVGAYLLNTGRNLAMIDCGGHSSFIPTTGQTLAALRASGYTPEQVDTVVLTHIHPEHALGLSYDGVTRNFPNAEIVVTQIDHQFWTDPAMESRVPQGQRFIEAARRAIRPYQGRIRTTEMRAGLEVIPGVFMEPAPGHTPGHVSYRVTSQNQSIFIWGDIAHQMVIQLARPRWRVGVDVDSAMGVESRVRTLDMLATEGVLMGGVHVPWPGFGRIIRDPSAGGEGYLYVPRPAQFT, encoded by the coding sequence ATGCAGGATCTCGCCTTCGCGCGCCGCGCTGCCGTCCTGGGTGGTGCCGCCGCCGCCGCTTTCGCCGCCATGCCACCTGCCGCCGCCGCCGCCGCCGTGCCGCCGCAGCAGGGCGCCAACCCGCCGCGCTTCCAGCGCCTGAAGGTGGGCGATGTGGAGGTGACCACGCTGCTGGATGGCGCGATGCAGGGCACGAACGAGAACATCCAGCGCTTCTTCCCCGACAGCCGGCCGGAGGAGATCGTGCCGCTGCGCGCGCGCGCCTTCGCGATCGAGCCCGGGCTGCACCAGCCGGTCGGCGCCTATCTGCTGAACACGGGCCGCAACCTCGCCATGATTGATTGCGGCGGGCATTCCAGCTTCATCCCCACCACGGGACAGACGCTCGCCGCGCTGCGGGCCAGCGGCTACACGCCCGAGCAGGTGGACACGGTGGTGCTGACGCACATCCACCCCGAGCATGCGCTGGGGCTGAGCTATGACGGCGTGACGCGCAACTTCCCCAATGCCGAGATCGTCGTCACGCAGATCGACCACCAGTTCTGGACCGACCCCGCGATGGAAAGCCGCGTGCCGCAGGGGCAGCGCTTCATCGAGGCGGCGCGCCGCGCCATCCGCCCCTATCAGGGCCGCATCCGCACCACCGAGATGCGCGCGGGGCTCGAGGTCATCCCCGGCGTCTTCATGGAGCCCGCCCCGGGCCACACGCCCGGCCATGTGAGCTACCGCGTGACGAGCCAGAACCAGTCCATCTTCATCTGGGGCGACATCGCGCACCAGATGGTGATCCAGCTCGCGCGTCCGCGCTGGCGCGTCGGCGTGGATGTGGACAGCGCCATGGGCGTGGAGAGCCGCGTCCGCACGCTGGACATGCTGGCCACCGAGGGGGTGCTGATGGGCGGCGTGCATGTGCCCTGGCCCGGCTTCGGCCGCATCATCCGTGATCCTTCCGCCGGGGGCGAGGGCTACCTGTATGTGCCGCGCCCGGCGCAGTTCACGTAA
- a CDS encoding zinc-finger domain-containing protein, which translates to MNTLMRDPQMTGYAPHPVEGVTPEDVILVESRAVSCDGGKGALGHPLIWMRIEEHQVTCPYCSRTYRLKDGAGDDGHH; encoded by the coding sequence ATGAACACGCTGATGCGCGACCCGCAGATGACCGGCTATGCCCCCCACCCCGTCGAGGGCGTGACGCCCGAGGATGTGATCCTCGTGGAAAGCCGCGCCGTGAGCTGCGACGGCGGCAAGGGCGCGCTGGGTCATCCCTTGATCTGGATGCGGATCGAGGAGCACCAGGTTACCTGCCCCTATTGCTCGCGCACCTATCGGCTGAAGGACGGCGCGGGCGATGACGGACACCACTGA
- the polA gene encoding DNA polymerase I — MTDTTDPHLILIDGSGYIFRAFHALPPMTRPDGTPVNAVFGFAQILERFLSQNVSTHIAVIFDTARTTFRNDIYPEYKAHRPEPPEELVPQFALIREATEAFGVCRVELPGYEADDLIAAYAKAFEAQGGRVTIVSSDKDLMQLIRERVIMLDPIKQKPIREPEVLEKFGVAPNKVAEVQALAGDATDNVPGVPGIGVKTAATLLAEYGDLETLLARAGEIKQPKRRELLQTHAEMARISLRLVTLDENAPLPCPIEDLRAKAPEPARLGAFLAENNFRSLAARLGLGDGGAPQRARPVESTATPEPSAAAFGPYDCVTELGALERWVALARDAGVIALDTETDSLDALAARLVGVCLAVAPGRACYIPLRHAGADMLTETPPQIPFEDAMAALRPLLEDPGVLKVLHNAKYDLEVLAQPQNGGLAVTPVDDTMLISCALEAGAHGHGMDELSQLHLGHKPISFDEVTGTGKARISFAHVPLDRATAYAAEDADVTLRLWHHLRPRLRPERALALYEQVERRMINVLAGMEQAGVKVDGAELARIGQDFAERLVVLEAECHRLAGRAFNVGSPKQLGEILFDEMGLKGGKKGKTGAYSTDAAVLEDLAAQGAELPRVVLEWRQLAKLKSTYVEGLAAQIAPDGRVHTDYAMAVTSTGRLSSTEPNLQNIPIRTEEGMRIRRAFVAEPGHVLMSADYSQIELRLLAHLAEVPTLREAFAKGEDIHSRTAAEIFHLDPGSVDKEARRRAKTINFGIIYGMSAFGLGARLGIPAGEARGIIDAYFAQYPGIRAEMERLKEEARMNGYVLSPFGRRLWIQNIKAKDAMLRAGAERQAINAPFQGGAAEIIKRAMVRVPMALREAGLKSRMLLQVHDELVLEVPEAEVEAAGAILRRVMEGVAELRVPLLVEVGHGTSWAEAH, encoded by the coding sequence ATGACGGACACCACTGATCCCCATCTGATCCTGATCGACGGCAGCGGCTACATCTTCCGCGCCTTCCACGCCCTGCCGCCGATGACGCGCCCCGATGGCACGCCGGTGAACGCCGTCTTCGGCTTCGCGCAGATCCTGGAGCGCTTCCTCAGCCAGAATGTCTCGACGCATATCGCCGTCATCTTCGACACGGCGCGCACGACCTTCAGGAACGACATCTACCCCGAATACAAGGCCCACCGCCCGGAACCGCCCGAGGAACTCGTCCCGCAATTCGCGCTGATCCGCGAGGCGACGGAAGCCTTCGGCGTCTGTCGCGTGGAGCTGCCGGGCTATGAGGCGGATGATCTGATCGCCGCCTATGCCAAGGCGTTCGAGGCGCAGGGTGGCCGCGTCACCATCGTCTCCTCCGACAAGGACCTGATGCAGCTGATCCGGGAGCGCGTGATCATGCTGGACCCGATCAAGCAGAAGCCGATCCGCGAGCCCGAGGTGCTGGAGAAATTCGGCGTGGCGCCGAACAAGGTGGCCGAGGTCCAGGCGCTGGCCGGCGATGCGACGGACAATGTGCCCGGCGTCCCCGGCATCGGCGTGAAGACGGCGGCGACGCTGCTCGCCGAATATGGCGACCTCGAGACGCTGCTGGCCCGCGCAGGCGAGATCAAGCAGCCCAAGCGGCGCGAATTGCTGCAGACCCATGCGGAGATGGCGCGCATCTCGCTGCGCCTCGTCACACTCGACGAGAACGCGCCGCTGCCCTGCCCCATCGAGGATCTGCGCGCCAAGGCGCCCGAGCCCGCGCGCCTCGGCGCCTTCCTGGCGGAGAACAATTTCCGGTCCCTCGCCGCGCGGCTGGGCCTCGGCGATGGCGGCGCGCCGCAGCGCGCGCGCCCCGTGGAAAGCACCGCGACGCCCGAGCCGAGTGCCGCCGCCTTCGGCCCCTATGACTGCGTGACGGAGCTGGGGGCGCTGGAACGCTGGGTGGCGCTGGCGCGCGACGCCGGTGTGATCGCCCTCGACACCGAGACGGACAGCCTGGATGCGCTGGCCGCGCGCCTCGTCGGCGTCTGCCTGGCCGTGGCGCCGGGCCGTGCCTGCTACATCCCGCTGCGCCATGCCGGCGCGGACATGCTGACCGAAACGCCGCCGCAGATTCCCTTCGAGGACGCGATGGCCGCCCTTCGCCCGCTGCTGGAAGACCCTGGCGTGCTGAAGGTGCTGCACAACGCGAAATACGACCTGGAGGTGCTGGCGCAGCCGCAGAATGGCGGCCTGGCGGTCACGCCGGTGGATGACACCATGCTGATCTCCTGCGCGCTGGAAGCCGGCGCGCATGGGCATGGCATGGATGAGCTCTCGCAGCTCCATCTCGGCCACAAGCCCATCTCCTTCGACGAGGTAACCGGCACGGGCAAGGCACGCATCAGCTTCGCCCATGTGCCGCTCGACCGCGCCACCGCCTATGCGGCCGAGGATGCGGATGTGACGCTGCGCCTCTGGCACCACCTCCGCCCCCGCCTTCGCCCCGAGCGCGCCCTGGCCCTCTATGAGCAGGTGGAGCGGCGCATGATCAACGTGCTCGCCGGCATGGAGCAGGCCGGCGTGAAGGTGGATGGCGCCGAACTCGCCCGCATCGGCCAGGATTTCGCGGAACGTCTCGTCGTGCTGGAGGCCGAGTGCCACCGCCTCGCCGGCCGCGCCTTCAACGTGGGCAGCCCGAAGCAGCTCGGCGAGATCCTCTTCGACGAGATGGGCCTGAAGGGCGGCAAGAAGGGCAAGACCGGCGCCTATTCGACCGATGCCGCCGTGCTGGAGGACCTGGCCGCACAGGGCGCGGAATTGCCGCGCGTGGTGCTGGAATGGCGCCAGCTCGCCAAGCTGAAATCCACCTATGTCGAGGGCCTGGCCGCGCAGATCGCGCCCGACGGCCGCGTCCACACCGACTATGCGATGGCGGTGACCAGCACGGGTCGCCTCTCCTCCACCGAGCCCAATCTGCAGAACATCCCCATCCGCACCGAGGAGGGCATGCGCATCCGCCGCGCCTTCGTGGCCGAGCCCGGCCATGTGCTGATGAGCGCCGACTACAGCCAGATCGAACTCCGCCTCCTCGCCCACCTCGCCGAGGTCCCGACCCTGCGCGAGGCCTTCGCGAAGGGCGAGGACATCCACAGCCGCACGGCCGCGGAAATCTTCCACCTCGATCCCGGCAGCGTGGACAAGGAAGCGCGCCGCCGCGCCAAGACCATCAATTTCGGCATCATCTACGGCATGAGCGCCTTCGGCCTCGGCGCGCGCCTGGGCATCCCGGCGGGCGAGGCGCGCGGCATCATCGACGCCTATTTCGCGCAATACCCCGGCATCCGCGCCGAGATGGAACGGCTGAAGGAGGAGGCGCGGATGAATGGCTACGTCCTCTCCCCCTTCGGCCGCCGCCTCTGGATCCAGAACATCAAGGCGAAGGACGCGATGCTGCGCGCGGGCGCGGAGCGACAGGCCATCAACGCGCCCTTCCAGGGCGGTGCGGCCGAGATCATCAAGCGCGCCATGGTGCGCGTCCCGATGGCGCTGCGCGAGGCGGGCCTCAAGTCCCGCATGCTGCTCCAGGTGCATGACGAGCTGGTGCTGGAAGTTCCCGAGGCCGAGGTCGAAGCGGCCGGCGCCATCCTGCGCCGCGTGATGGAAGGCGTCGCCGAACTGCGCGTGCCGCTGCTGGTCGAGGTCGGCCACGGCACCTCCTGGGCCGAGGCGCATTGA